Proteins found in one Paenibacillus borealis genomic segment:
- a CDS encoding AAA family ATPase: MGWQQGSGRAEWTAGAGECRMKIESIRIDGYGRLAQRDMELNEGVTILFGRNEAGKSTTLQFIRAMLYGIPGRAYPAERYEPLLGGTHGGVLNARDDTGALWTIRRYTAGGEGPGRGEKLQIGLHYPDGSTEELNQAELERRLLGGISRSMFRQLFAVSLDELQELGALQSGEMSSYLFHAGMGGGGEIMRAEKRLVQDAEKLYKPRGKVQDAAKILQSIEKLEREVAESRSYLPRYNENTLALEAVEQKLSQMKGARELAGDKLHKLRKAREIRELWLKWCEARLELSELPVIASFPEAGVERWKSLEGDLRGLQSAAFRLERLQAELEADLAANPPDPLLEQQGPALEALDRKRGSYEDKLTERQRLTGELAALGEHLQRILRSMGTGWSAAELAGFAASAADREAARRYAASFAGYDRQMETRGAEMLSLRARTAAAGAALQAAERQLAQGHASGAADFAGIAKRSPRELLQLWDELQQAAERWREALLGGTAGGAEVPRRRGTSAGGSRPGGNGRRAQRYRRLLQAGAALTLLLPPALWLTGAPPVSAWSALGLLAAADLGLWAAMRAAAAVNPPPAHGGGEAGKAAAEMLRLRGLLLSVAEPESGIQDASGLEAGMKELRRLMEAWSAWRQRVERMAAEAEACRSELAQLAGQERVLAEELDHAEASFTELAARYEEWLRQRGLPEGLSPDSLPDIFALAEQGNELLRQQGKLSLRLSGLESEGAAYEQEGMKLLRDTEAAAGARRDHSSVALASTQASPDPLSLLTWLELRKREWEQLKAELLRRENTEARLIEVHEELAANRSGQEELNRRSSKLLQEGGAVDGEQFLRRSAAWLRHIELTRSVRQWELAMFGGWDQEGKGELLRLLEHQDARMLEQELMAAEEAVLSLEEERSSLLQQRGKLLQEREDLRGRCMEDSALQQLEEQRAALRNLAGQYAVTALAAELMGRTRRIYEQEKQPQVLQLASVYFSKLTHGEYRRIVMTLGHKELKAEHKDAGLMDSGLLSRGTAEQLYLAIRLALSETMSSQVNLPLFFDDLFVNFDEHRLRAALTLLGELSVSRQIVMMTCHRHVAEAAAGIIPAAAVISV; encoded by the coding sequence ATGGGATGGCAGCAGGGAAGCGGCAGAGCGGAGTGGACGGCAGGAGCGGGGGAATGCAGAATGAAAATCGAGTCTATACGGATTGACGGCTACGGCCGTCTGGCGCAGCGGGATATGGAGCTGAATGAAGGGGTCACTATCCTCTTCGGGCGTAATGAAGCCGGTAAAAGCACAACCCTGCAGTTTATCCGGGCAATGCTGTATGGCATCCCCGGCAGGGCTTATCCTGCCGAACGGTATGAGCCGTTGTTAGGCGGAACGCATGGCGGGGTGTTGAATGCGCGTGATGATACAGGTGCTCTCTGGACGATCCGCCGTTATACTGCCGGTGGTGAAGGGCCGGGAAGAGGAGAGAAGCTGCAAATTGGGCTACACTATCCGGATGGAAGTACGGAGGAGCTGAATCAGGCTGAGCTGGAACGCCGCCTGCTGGGCGGCATCTCGCGGAGTATGTTCCGCCAGCTGTTCGCCGTTTCGCTGGACGAACTGCAGGAGCTTGGTGCGCTGCAGTCCGGTGAGATGAGCAGCTACCTGTTCCATGCCGGAATGGGCGGTGGCGGAGAGATTATGCGGGCGGAGAAACGCCTGGTCCAGGATGCGGAGAAGCTCTATAAGCCACGGGGTAAAGTCCAGGACGCCGCCAAAATTCTGCAGTCTATCGAGAAGCTGGAACGGGAGGTGGCGGAGAGCCGTTCCTATCTGCCCAGATATAATGAGAACACCTTGGCACTGGAAGCGGTAGAGCAGAAGCTGTCCCAGATGAAGGGTGCCCGGGAACTTGCCGGAGACAAGCTGCATAAGCTCCGCAAGGCCCGGGAGATCCGGGAACTATGGCTGAAATGGTGCGAAGCCCGGCTTGAACTGTCAGAGCTTCCGGTGATCGCTTCGTTCCCTGAAGCTGGAGTGGAACGCTGGAAGTCACTGGAGGGTGACCTGCGGGGCTTGCAGAGTGCTGCCTTCCGGCTGGAGCGGCTCCAGGCGGAGCTGGAGGCTGACCTTGCCGCGAACCCTCCTGATCCTCTGCTGGAGCAGCAGGGGCCAGCTCTTGAAGCGCTGGACCGCAAACGGGGAAGCTATGAAGACAAGCTTACGGAACGGCAGCGGCTGACGGGTGAGCTCGCCGCGCTGGGTGAGCATCTCCAGCGCATTCTGCGCAGCATGGGTACAGGCTGGAGCGCCGCTGAGCTGGCGGGCTTCGCAGCCAGCGCGGCGGACCGGGAAGCCGCGCGGCGCTACGCTGCGTCATTTGCCGGGTACGACCGGCAAATGGAGACCCGGGGCGCGGAGATGCTGAGCCTCCGCGCCAGGACGGCCGCCGCCGGCGCTGCGCTGCAGGCGGCCGAGCGCCAGCTTGCGCAGGGGCACGCCAGCGGCGCAGCGGACTTCGCGGGCATTGCGAAGCGCAGCCCGCGTGAACTGCTGCAGCTGTGGGACGAGCTGCAGCAGGCGGCCGAGCGCTGGCGCGAAGCGCTGCTCGGCGGCACTGCAGGCGGCGCTGAGGTCCCGCGCCGCAGAGGCACCTCCGCCGGGGGCAGCCGCCCCGGCGGGAACGGGCGCCGGGCGCAGCGCTACCGGCGCCTCCTGCAGGCGGGCGCAGCGCTTACGCTGCTGCTGCCGCCTGCGCTATGGCTGACCGGCGCGCCGCCGGTCAGCGCATGGTCCGCGCTCGGCCTGCTGGCCGCAGCGGACCTGGGGCTGTGGGCCGCCATGCGGGCAGCGGCGGCCGTTAATCCGCCGCCTGCGCACGGCGGCGGGGAGGCGGGCAAGGCCGCAGCGGAGATGCTGCGGCTGCGCGGGCTTTTGCTCTCCGTCGCAGAGCCGGAGAGCGGCATACAAGACGCCAGCGGGCTGGAGGCCGGGATGAAGGAGCTCCGCCGCCTCATGGAGGCCTGGAGTGCCTGGCGCCAGCGCGTAGAACGGATGGCGGCCGAGGCCGAAGCCTGCCGGTCAGAGCTTGCACAGCTGGCCGGACAGGAGCGGGTACTGGCAGAGGAGCTGGACCATGCCGAAGCCAGCTTCACGGAGCTGGCCGCCCGTTATGAAGAATGGCTGCGCCAGCGGGGGCTGCCGGAAGGGCTGTCACCGGACAGCCTGCCGGATATCTTCGCCCTGGCGGAGCAGGGGAATGAACTGCTCCGCCAGCAGGGCAAATTATCCCTCCGGCTCAGCGGGCTGGAGTCGGAGGGCGCTGCCTATGAGCAGGAAGGGATGAAGCTGCTTAGAGATACTGAGGCTGCTGCCGGAGCCCGCAGGGATCACTCCTCTGTTGCTTTGGCTTCAACTCAAGCTTCACCGGACCCTCTCTCCCTGCTAACCTGGCTGGAGCTGCGGAAGCGGGAGTGGGAGCAGCTGAAGGCAGAGCTGCTGCGCAGGGAGAATACAGAAGCAAGGCTGATTGAAGTCCATGAGGAGCTGGCTGCGAACAGAAGCGGGCAGGAGGAGCTGAACCGGCGGAGCAGCAAGCTCCTTCAGGAGGGCGGCGCTGTGGACGGCGAACAATTCCTGCGGCGTTCAGCGGCGTGGCTCAGACATATAGAGCTGACGCGGTCGGTACGGCAGTGGGAGCTGGCGATGTTTGGCGGATGGGATCAGGAAGGCAAGGGGGAGCTGCTCCGGCTGCTGGAGCATCAGGATGCCCGGATGCTTGAACAGGAACTTATGGCGGCGGAAGAAGCGGTATTGAGCCTGGAGGAAGAACGCAGTTCCCTGCTCCAGCAGCGCGGCAAGCTGCTGCAGGAACGGGAGGACCTGAGGGGACGGTGCATGGAGGACTCGGCGCTTCAGCAGCTGGAAGAACAGCGGGCGGCGCTGCGTAATCTCGCCGGGCAATATGCGGTAACGGCGCTGGCGGCCGAGCTTATGGGACGGACGCGGCGGATTTATGAACAGGAGAAGCAGCCGCAGGTGCTGCAGCTTGCCTCTGTATATTTCTCCAAGCTGACGCATGGGGAATACCGCCGGATCGTAATGACTCTCGGGCATAAGGAGCTGAAGGCGGAGCATAAGGATGCTGGCCTGATGGACAGCGGGCTGCTTAGCCGGGGGACGGCGGAACAGCTGTATCTGGCGATCCGGCTGGCACTATCGGAGACCATGAGCAGTCAGGTGAACCTGCCGCTGTTCTTCGATGATCTGTTTGTGAATTTCGATGAACACAGGCTTCGTGCAGCACTAACCTTATTAGGTGAATTGTCGGTATCCCGGCAGATTGTGATGATGACCTGCCACCGGCATGTGGCCGAAGCGGCGGCGGGAATCATACCCGCAGCTGCGGTTATTTCCGTGTAG
- a CDS encoding YkvI family membrane protein, which yields MKSRVRTLQIAFTYIGTIVGAGFATGQEILRFFTRYGHWALLTILFSTAIFIWLGTKMMIIARRIEADSYEDFNRHLFGERVGSSISLFTMIILIGVNSIMLAGAGAIFKEHLGMPYQAGLLLTILGSYLLLKRGISGILQINSLVVPLMLTLSLIIVFNTLGVPGAERFLFLPTDHSFFGAWMSPLLYTAFNLGMAQAVLVPLARHTEDEQVLVRGGILGGAGIGFMLLAAHFAMSSQMPGILQFEIPMGSIAFRLGPIVQTIFLLLIFMEIFSTFVADIYGVSVQLQQRLPVAPALVTPLLMLVCYVFSQFGFSSLLGVFYPIFGALCLVWAVMLMRAPMSTPPRPSDPPASGTGGKGITIVAVKPVIRTTRK from the coding sequence ATGAAGTCCCGAGTCCGCACTTTGCAGATCGCTTTTACCTATATTGGCACCATTGTGGGTGCCGGCTTCGCCACCGGTCAGGAAATTCTCCGTTTCTTCACAAGATACGGACACTGGGCCTTGCTGACCATCCTCTTCTCCACCGCGATATTTATTTGGCTTGGTACCAAAATGATGATTATCGCCCGGCGGATTGAGGCAGACTCCTATGAGGATTTCAACCGCCATCTGTTTGGAGAACGGGTCGGGTCCAGCATCAGCCTGTTCACCATGATCATTCTGATTGGCGTGAACAGCATTATGCTGGCGGGTGCCGGGGCTATTTTTAAGGAGCATCTCGGAATGCCCTATCAGGCGGGGCTGCTGCTCACCATCCTGGGGTCCTACCTGCTGCTGAAGCGCGGCATTTCCGGAATCCTGCAGATCAACAGTCTGGTGGTCCCTTTGATGCTTACCCTGTCGCTAATTATTGTATTTAATACGCTGGGTGTTCCCGGTGCAGAAAGATTCCTGTTCCTGCCGACAGACCACAGCTTCTTCGGTGCCTGGATGTCTCCGCTCCTGTATACCGCCTTTAACCTCGGCATGGCCCAGGCAGTGCTTGTTCCGCTGGCCCGGCATACTGAAGACGAGCAGGTGCTTGTACGCGGAGGGATTCTGGGCGGAGCCGGAATCGGATTCATGCTGCTGGCAGCCCATTTTGCCATGAGTTCACAGATGCCGGGAATTCTGCAGTTCGAGATTCCGATGGGCAGCATCGCCTTCCGGCTGGGTCCCATCGTGCAGACGATTTTTCTGCTGCTGATCTTCATGGAAATCTTCAGCACCTTCGTCGCTGATATCTATGGGGTTAGCGTTCAGCTGCAGCAGCGTCTGCCTGTCGCTCCAGCTCTGGTAACCCCGCTGCTGATGCTGGTCTGTTATGTGTTCAGCCAATTCGGCTTCAGTTCACTGCTGGGGGTGTTCTACCCGATCTTCGGCGCCCTGTGCCTGGTGTGGGCCGTCATGCTGATGCGAGCTCCCATGTCGACGCCGCCTCGGCCAAGCGATCCGCCCGCCTCTGGAACCGGAGGTAAGGGCATCACCATTGTGGCAGTTAAACCGGTGATCCGGACTACACGGAAATAA
- a CDS encoding xanthine phosphoribosyltransferase yields MELLKQRILEEGVVISDQVLKLDGLLNHQVDPMLTMEMGREFARRFAEAGVTRVVTVESSGIAVAFATAYEMKVPLVFARRKKTLLADPDALCERVPSFTKGIVTDIMLSRQYISENDKILFIDDIIANGDAARGLIKIIQRSGAELVGLGVVVEKSFQAGARTIREQGIRLESLVDITSLSEGTITFG; encoded by the coding sequence ATGGAATTATTGAAACAGCGGATTTTGGAGGAAGGGGTCGTCATTTCGGATCAGGTGCTGAAGCTGGACGGTCTGCTCAACCACCAGGTTGATCCAATGCTGACGATGGAAATGGGACGGGAGTTTGCCCGCAGATTTGCTGAGGCTGGAGTGACACGCGTAGTTACCGTGGAGTCTTCGGGTATTGCCGTGGCATTTGCCACCGCTTATGAGATGAAGGTGCCGCTGGTCTTTGCCCGGCGCAAAAAAACACTGCTCGCGGATCCTGATGCCTTATGCGAACGGGTGCCGTCTTTTACCAAAGGGATTGTTACGGACATCATGCTGTCCCGCCAATACATCTCGGAGAATGACAAAATCCTCTTCATCGACGATATTATCGCCAACGGAGACGCCGCGCGCGGCCTGATCAAGATCATCCAGCGTTCCGGTGCGGAACTTGTCGGGCTGGGCGTAGTAGTGGAGAAAAGCTTCCAGGCTGGAGCCCGCACAATCCGGGAACAGGGTATCCGTCTGGAGTCACTTGTCGACATTACCTCTCTTAGTGAGGGAACGATTACTTTCGGGTAA
- a CDS encoding SDR family oxidoreductase, whose translation MNHQNKKAVVTGGANGIGRCITEELLKAGAAVACIDTDLEAGRWLEEWYGAERLFFYQGDIAERSVIEGFTAQVISRFGQVDYLINNACISKKGLLSECSYEDFEYVQRIGVTAPYYLTMRFKEHFARGASIVNISSSRERMSQPDTESYTAAKGGIGALTHGLSVSLAGKVRVNAVSPGWIDTTAYHGAGETEEPVHSEPDRLQHPAGRVGTPPDIAAMVLFLCSDAAGFITGENINIDGGMSKLMIYHGDEGWTYNPGGKA comes from the coding sequence ATGAATCATCAGAATAAGAAAGCTGTCGTTACCGGCGGCGCTAACGGAATTGGACGCTGTATTACAGAGGAGCTGCTGAAGGCCGGGGCAGCTGTAGCCTGCATAGATACCGATCTTGAGGCCGGACGCTGGCTGGAGGAGTGGTATGGAGCGGAGCGGCTGTTTTTCTACCAGGGAGATATTGCTGAGCGTTCTGTCATTGAGGGTTTCACCGCACAGGTTATCAGCAGATTCGGTCAAGTGGATTATCTGATTAACAATGCCTGCATCAGCAAAAAAGGCCTGCTGTCGGAATGCAGCTACGAGGATTTCGAATATGTGCAGCGGATCGGGGTTACTGCGCCGTATTATTTAACAATGCGGTTTAAGGAACACTTTGCGCGGGGTGCCTCTATCGTGAACATCTCCTCCAGCCGGGAACGCATGTCCCAGCCGGATACCGAGAGCTATACGGCCGCCAAAGGCGGGATTGGCGCGTTGACCCATGGTCTTAGTGTAAGTCTGGCCGGTAAAGTGCGGGTGAATGCGGTCAGCCCCGGTTGGATTGATACCACTGCTTATCATGGGGCGGGGGAGACTGAGGAGCCGGTTCATTCAGAGCCGGACCGGCTGCAGCATCCGGCCGGACGGGTCGGAACACCGCCGGATATCGCTGCTATGGTGCTTTTCCTGTGCAGTGATGCTGCAGGGTTCATCACCGGGGAGAATATAAATATCGATGGCGGAATGTCCAAGCTGATGATCTATCATGGGGACGAAGGCTGGACCTATAATCCGGGAGGGAAGGCATGA
- a CDS encoding AlkZ-related protein, with protein sequence MKLPVIKNARELADLVREIGFLPLFRCEIDGFSLQECTPAGYWFVKDVEGPWEWREEVAAGGEIAYAKLFNKKAGFISKEWYPDFANYRRDGYDFDARYDDGLASMPSKQIMDVLMEHNEGLLSNELKQLAGFGKNGVKGFDTAMTHLQMQTYITASRFEYKQDKEGRPYGWGVGRYAMSEDVYGAEWVTSRYADKPAESKARIAEHVAKLFPDAGMKEIEKVIK encoded by the coding sequence ATGAAGCTGCCAGTAATTAAGAATGCGCGGGAGTTAGCCGATCTGGTGCGTGAGATTGGTTTCCTTCCTTTATTCCGCTGTGAGATCGACGGTTTCTCCCTGCAGGAGTGTACTCCTGCAGGCTACTGGTTCGTGAAGGATGTGGAAGGCCCGTGGGAGTGGCGTGAGGAAGTTGCGGCAGGGGGCGAGATCGCTTATGCGAAGCTTTTTAACAAAAAAGCCGGGTTTATCAGCAAAGAGTGGTACCCAGACTTCGCCAACTACCGCCGGGACGGATACGACTTCGATGCCAGATATGATGATGGATTAGCTTCCATGCCCAGCAAACAAATTATGGATGTGCTGATGGAACATAATGAGGGACTGCTCTCCAATGAGCTCAAGCAGCTGGCCGGCTTCGGGAAAAACGGGGTCAAGGGCTTCGATACGGCAATGACGCATCTGCAGATGCAGACCTATATTACAGCCAGCAGATTCGAATATAAGCAAGACAAAGAAGGCCGTCCGTACGGCTGGGGAGTCGGGCGTTATGCAATGAGTGAGGACGTATACGGGGCAGAGTGGGTAACCTCGCGCTATGCTGATAAGCCTGCGGAATCAAAGGCGCGAATTGCTGAGCATGTAGCGAAGCTGTTCCCGGATGCGGGGATGAAGGAGATTGAAAAGGTAATTAAGTAG
- a CDS encoding phosphotransferase family protein has translation MTAAIIFASNKLGAVHDDQMQLMLDKFNLGKLISFQKTVNGAMGQTMFVSSKEGDFILKGNPLYPGQFIEEKFFIENIHKRTNVTVPTPYIIDDSEEIFGWSYSLMPCLQGEHMNSEHLKVTLNTADKFEIAESIAKTLADLHSWKVTRFGELDTNNLNIAAFEGSYTIWLYNRIKFWLEDAKKYSVITDEDLTRVDLLLEDSKEAFDDFSSPSFVMGDFKPGNFLIHPGMNGWEISGLFDFTNSYFGDPISDLIKMITVYLDNGEPELASHLIQVYFNGSEEKEAIKKRIKVHMLHQRVLDWGCAKAMNMVTWDNELSFSYWVESYTDSVASLLV, from the coding sequence ATGACTGCTGCAATAATTTTTGCATCAAATAAATTAGGTGCAGTACATGACGATCAAATGCAGTTGATGCTTGATAAATTTAATTTAGGTAAACTTATTTCTTTCCAAAAAACTGTGAATGGTGCTATGGGACAAACGATGTTTGTTTCCTCAAAAGAAGGAGATTTTATTCTAAAAGGAAATCCATTGTATCCCGGACAATTCATTGAGGAAAAATTCTTTATCGAAAACATACATAAAAGAACGAATGTAACTGTTCCTACTCCCTATATAATCGATGATTCAGAAGAGATATTTGGATGGAGCTACTCTTTAATGCCTTGTCTTCAAGGGGAACATATGAATTCAGAACATCTAAAGGTCACACTAAATACAGCAGACAAGTTCGAAATTGCGGAATCAATTGCGAAGACTTTAGCTGATCTGCATAGCTGGAAAGTTACCCGGTTCGGCGAACTGGATACCAACAATCTCAATATTGCTGCCTTTGAGGGAAGTTATACGATATGGCTGTACAATCGAATTAAGTTTTGGTTAGAAGATGCTAAGAAGTATTCAGTAATAACGGATGAAGATTTAACAAGGGTCGATTTATTATTGGAGGACTCCAAAGAGGCTTTTGATGACTTTTCATCTCCAAGCTTCGTGATGGGCGATTTCAAGCCTGGAAACTTCCTAATACACCCAGGAATGAACGGCTGGGAAATAAGCGGTTTATTTGATTTCACTAATTCATATTTTGGAGACCCTATTTCTGATTTGATAAAGATGATTACAGTCTATTTGGATAACGGTGAACCTGAACTCGCTAGTCATCTTATACAAGTTTATTTTAATGGTTCAGAAGAAAAGGAAGCCATAAAAAAACGTATCAAAGTACATATGCTTCATCAACGAGTCTTGGATTGGGGTTGTGCAAAAGCAATGAATATGGTTACTTGGGATAATGAGTTGTCATTTTCGTATTGGGTAGAGAGCTATACAGATTCAGTAGCAAGTCTACTAGTATGA
- a CDS encoding cold-shock protein, translating into MGERRWGIVKWFKEDKGYGRIMLDGADGNHVFVHFSEILPDPVRLPNGFRFLKEGQKVAFDLIEFPSISDSQRRTAKNVLIIED; encoded by the coding sequence ATGGGAGAAAGACGATGGGGGATTGTCAAATGGTTCAAGGAAGATAAAGGTTACGGGCGGATAATGTTAGACGGGGCGGACGGAAACCATGTATTTGTGCACTTTAGTGAAATATTACCAGACCCTGTTAGGCTACCGAACGGCTTCCGATTTCTTAAAGAGGGACAGAAAGTTGCGTTCGACCTGATCGAGTTCCCAAGCATATCAGATTCCCAGCGAAGAACAGCTAAGAATGTGCTGATTATAGAGGATTGA
- a CDS encoding citrate transporter — protein MDVANVVIGFIMVLSFFGLVWYCVKGYNLMVGFFVMSVLWTSIALIGNSIHPTSVMEGKTFIDVLTNVFQTGPENYGKAILVNIFFGAFFGRVLIDTGIAATLIRKVVELGGDKPRITMSLLCIVTAVIFTSMTGIGPVISIAVIVLPIMLSLGIPSPIALFSFMGSIMAGIFGNIVNFKQYQAIFATANESYASYDYNTYFKFGMIAMAVSLIVVLVVSNLSMNKKVSRAWAATPDAGTTVDAPAISWISIILPVIGVVVFKLPIIFGFIVAGLFALLTCGKLKGGFASVCRMLSKQFSDGAIDVAPMIGFLLTLSMFNNAATYASPYFKTLLDGAMPQTALLLCIVFAILTPLGFFRGPMNLVGSGSAILAVVVATAAWPVQFLYPLFAITTVAPQHLDVTQSWVAWGFGYTKVPAKEYMKMSIPTGWIIGIILCAIVFFMYGNLV, from the coding sequence GTGGATGTGGCTAATGTTGTAATCGGTTTCATTATGGTTTTATCATTTTTTGGATTGGTGTGGTATTGCGTCAAGGGGTATAACCTCATGGTGGGCTTCTTCGTCATGTCGGTCCTGTGGACATCGATTGCCCTGATCGGAAATTCCATTCATCCAACCTCCGTTATGGAGGGCAAGACATTTATTGATGTCCTGACGAACGTCTTCCAGACGGGGCCGGAGAACTACGGTAAAGCGATTCTGGTTAACATTTTCTTCGGTGCCTTCTTCGGCAGAGTGTTGATTGACACAGGAATTGCAGCTACGCTGATCCGCAAGGTGGTAGAACTCGGCGGAGACAAACCCAGAATCACAATGTCGCTCTTATGTATTGTTACAGCAGTAATCTTCACCTCCATGACCGGTATCGGTCCGGTAATCTCCATTGCTGTAATCGTCCTGCCTATTATGCTGTCACTGGGCATACCTTCACCGATTGCCTTGTTCTCCTTCATGGGCTCCATTATGGCGGGGATCTTCGGGAACATTGTTAACTTCAAGCAGTATCAGGCTATTTTTGCCACAGCCAATGAAAGTTATGCCAGCTACGACTACAATACATATTTCAAATTCGGCATGATTGCGATGGCTGTCTCCCTGATCGTTGTTCTGGTGGTGTCTAATCTGTCGATGAACAAAAAGGTATCACGTGCCTGGGCGGCAACTCCGGATGCCGGAACTACGGTAGACGCACCTGCAATCTCCTGGATTTCCATCATCCTGCCGGTAATCGGTGTAGTGGTGTTCAAGCTTCCGATTATCTTCGGATTCATCGTTGCCGGTCTGTTCGCCTTACTGACCTGCGGCAAGTTAAAGGGTGGTTTTGCAAGCGTTTGCAGAATGCTGTCGAAGCAATTCTCCGACGGAGCGATCGATGTGGCACCGATGATCGGATTCTTGCTCACATTGTCCATGTTCAATAATGCGGCAACTTATGCTTCGCCTTATTTCAAAACACTGCTTGATGGTGCAATGCCTCAGACAGCGTTATTGCTCTGTATCGTATTCGCCATCCTGACACCGCTCGGCTTCTTCCGCGGCCCGATGAACCTGGTCGGTTCCGGTTCGGCCATTCTCGCAGTAGTTGTGGCTACAGCAGCCTGGCCTGTACAGTTCCTGTATCCTTTGTTCGCCATCACTACAGTAGCTCCGCAGCATTTGGACGTTACCCAATCCTGGGTGGCCTGGGGCTTCGGATATACGAAGGTTCCGGCCAAGGAGTACATGAAGATGTCCATTCCTACAGGCTGGATTATCGGGATTATTCTCTGCGCGATTGTATTCTTCATGTACGGCAATCTAGTGTAG